A single region of the Mycobacteriales bacterium genome encodes:
- a CDS encoding glucose-6-phosphate dehydrogenase assembly protein OpcA — protein MVTLWDTTGGDVVSALAAERRVAGAVTSGLALTLVVSVDEPRVAEATQAAAAAAAAHPCRLLVVVRRSLDSDNRLDAEVSIGGRFGPAESVVLRMWGRLTLHAESVVLPLLAPDAPVVTWWHGPPPEQIATDPLGVLADRRITDCVQAADPLAALRARADDYAPGDTDLAWARTTRWRSLLASTFDTSPGTATAGRVAAEAGSPTAALLAGWLRARLGVPVEQETSDGPGITGVAVDVDGDRVTIDRPDGQVTILSLPGQPERRLPLGRRDLGDLLAEEVRRLDADEPYADALSAATGVSGLQDRAPRRRHIWREPAAS, from the coding sequence ATGGTGACCCTCTGGGACACGACCGGCGGTGACGTCGTCTCCGCACTCGCCGCCGAGCGGCGGGTCGCCGGCGCCGTGACGTCCGGGCTGGCACTCACGCTCGTGGTGTCCGTCGACGAGCCGCGGGTCGCAGAGGCCACCCAGGCCGCGGCCGCCGCGGCGGCGGCGCACCCGTGCCGGCTCCTGGTCGTCGTACGCCGGTCCCTCGACTCCGACAACCGGCTCGACGCCGAGGTGTCGATCGGCGGCCGGTTCGGCCCGGCCGAGTCGGTGGTGCTGAGGATGTGGGGCCGGCTCACCCTGCACGCCGAGTCGGTGGTGCTGCCGCTGCTCGCGCCGGACGCGCCGGTCGTCACCTGGTGGCACGGCCCGCCGCCCGAGCAGATCGCGACCGACCCGCTGGGCGTGCTCGCCGACCGGCGGATCACCGACTGCGTGCAGGCGGCCGACCCCCTGGCCGCCCTGCGCGCGCGGGCCGACGACTACGCGCCCGGAGACACCGACCTGGCCTGGGCGCGCACGACCCGCTGGCGCAGCCTGCTCGCGTCGACGTTCGACACCTCACCCGGCACGGCGACCGCGGGCCGGGTGGCGGCCGAGGCCGGCAGCCCGACCGCCGCGCTGCTCGCCGGCTGGCTGCGGGCGCGGCTCGGCGTGCCCGTCGAGCAGGAGACCAGCGACGGCCCGGGCATCACCGGCGTTGCCGTCGACGTCGACGGCGACCGCGTCACGATCGACCGGCCCGACGGGCAGGTGACGATCCTGTCGCTGCCCGGCCAGCCGGAGCGACGGCTCCCCCTCGGCCGACGCGACCTCGGCGACCTGCTCGCCGAGGAGGTACGCCGCCTCGACGCCGACGAGCCCTACGCCGACGCGCTGTCCGCCGCCACCGGCGTGAGCGGCCTGCAGGACCGGGCCCCGCGCCGCCGGCACATCTGGCGGGAGCCCGCCGCGTCATGA